The genomic stretch GTAGCCGATATTCCTGAATATTTCCAGTGTCAGGTATCAAACGATACCATTCCAATCAGTGCTTATGAGGAGTTTTTTGGAAGTGGAAATTTCGTGCCTGCCACACCCATTTCTATTCCGGGGATTCCCTACGTCGTAGGATATCAGGGAACGGAAAGGCGCTGTGCGGATTGTACGCTGAGAGGAACAAATGTAAAACCTGATTTTTGGGATGATTGAGTAGGGCAATCGAAAACTTTTCGTGATTCTTAAATGAAAAGTATAGAAAGGCATAGTATTGTCTCAAAAAACGAAAGGAGGCTGTCTCATAACTCATAATTGTCACATTGAGCGAAGTCGAAATGGGCTTAATTAGCGCATAAAAGGCTTCGACTTCGCTCAGTCTGACAAGAAAACTTACTTATGAGACGGCCTCCTTAGGTTCTTTTGCATTGGATGCAGGTTTGCTACATTCACTACTGCATATAGTTTTTACAAGCTTGTTTTTCCGTTAGCAACCTCACTTGCCAAAATCAGAGCATTATAGAGATTGGCGATTTTTCCGGATTTGGAGATTTCCGAAAGGGATTTTTCGGCTCCTCCCACATCTACTTTCACGCTGGGAGAAATCCCTGATTCCATGATGATTTTCTTTACTTGGGCAGCACTTAAATCAGGAAAATAAGACCTGATCATCGCAGCTACTCCCGATACTGCCGGCGCCGCCATAGATGTGCCACCTTGGAATTCATACGAATCGCTTGGCATAGTAGAATAGATTTTCTCTCCAGGGGCAAAGATATCTACGCTCTCTTGACCATAGTTGGAAAACACAGCGATCATATTGGATCCAAAAGCTGAGGTCAGTGCACCTACGGTAAGGTAGTTGTCGGCTATTTCTTGGGATTGATCGTTGGGGAAATTGTGATTTTCCGGAGTGTCAAGGTTATTTCCATCATTTCCTGCCGCATGGACAAACAGCACATCCTTAGCAGCCGCATATTTTAAAGCATCATATACCCATTCTGAATTGGGAGAGAAACCTTTTCCAAAGCTTGCATTGATCACCTTGGCGCCGTTGTCAGCTGCATAGCGTATGGCTAGCGCTATATCTTTATCATATTCATCTCCATTGGGAACTGCCCGGATGGCCATGATTTTCACATTTTTGGCAACTCCATTTATGCCTTTTTTATTATTTCGGGTGGCAGCAATGATGCCGGCTACATGCGAGCCATGGCTTTCACCTTGGTCTCGAAACATGGGATCCCCGTTCCCATAGCCCGTATCGGTCAAGTCATATGGATCGTCTCCTACAGGGGTTCTTCCATTGAAGTCCACATTAAGATTATAATTGAGCTGTGCTTCATAGTACTCAATCCCCTTTTGCAAATCCTTTATCGCATCTGGAATATCCTGTCCCGTCGCCGCAACTTGCATAAGCATACCTACTACTCCTTCTTCCTGCGCATTTTTGGGAGTGTAGTTTTCTAAGTCTTCGAGGGAATACACTTCCTTGCCCAGCGCCTCTTGTATGTTTCGGTTAGCCATGCTGACCAACTGTTCAATTTGCTTGATTTGAGGCAAAGTAGCCTGGGCTTCCCCGAGCTTTTCGTCTAATTGCGATTTAGCCGATTGCTGATAAGCATCATCTCCGATTTTTAGACGAAGAATTCTGGCCATTTCCAGCTGCTCATCGTAGGATTCCCCGAGGAAATTATAGCCATGTACGTCATCCACATAGCCATTCCCGTCATCATCTATCCCATTCCCCGGCTTTTCACCTGGATTGGTCCAAAGCACATCTTTGATATCCTCATGATCCAGATCAATTCCTGAGTCAATGACTGCCACGATTACCTGCTTGCCTTTTTTCTTTTTCAGGAGTTCTGAATAGGCACGGTCCACGCTCATTCCGGGTATGGTGTCTTTCTGTAGATCGAGATGTCCCCAGTGTCTGGATTGCTGATCTGAGAGTTCGGCTACTTTGGGGCTGGTATTGGTATAATTGATAGGAGGAGCTGTCAATACCACAGAAGAATTACATCCCATCACTAGCAGGCCTATGCCTAGCCCTGCCATAATTTGAATTTTGCTTTTAATCATAGTTAAAAGTAACGCCCGCACTTCAAAAAGTGTGGGTTTTTGGCTGTTAAAAATGGTGAAGTGATATTGGATTTACATGAATGGCTGCGTCCAACTAATTAAAAGATTGATTATTAATATATTATAAATCTTGTTGCAAGTGGATCAGTTGAGAAAACGGGAAGGATTATTTCCCTTCTACACCTAATAGAGAAACTTGAATACAGTTAACCACATAGCTTCACAGCACACCGAATCGAAAGTTACTTCTATGTAATAGTGAACGGCATGAAATCCTATTAATTTCTAAAGACAGCTTCAAAATAAAATTTTAGATAAACCAGTGTATGACTATTCTATGATCAAATAAATATTGATTTTTAACTGATCTTAAACTGGTTTAGTATTGGTCATACTATGGTCATAATCAACCATAAGTATTCCATTTTTTAGTCAATACTATATGGGAAGCCTTATTGAGGAGGGGGGATTTTGCAGTTTTTGCTATGGAATAAACAGTGGGATCATCAAGGAGATTCTTGCTCATCTGGGCTCCAGATAGTTTAGGGAAAATTACTTTCCTATCAACTTCTCGAGTCTGTTCATCATTTCATCCTTCTCCTTTAGCATGCGCTCATATAAAGCGATTTTTTCTTCGTGGAGTTGGATTAGTTTGTCAATAGGGTTTATTGTACAATGAAAATTTGCCTGAGCTCCATCCTTAAAAGTATTTGCTATAGCACTGTCATGAAAAGTATTAGCAATAATATTCACTGCCTGTTCCTCATCAAAATTCTGGAATGCCTCTACCGGAAGCTTGAGTACTTCAGCGATCTGTGAAAGCAGACTTGCTTCGATTTCTTCTTTTTGCTCCAGCAGTGAGATTTTCTTCTGGTTCCAATCCTCCCCAAGCTCATGAGCCAAAGCTTCCTGCTTGATTCCCAGCATTTCCCTGAAGCGTTTGACATTACGGCCTTGATGGATTTGTTTGGATGGGGAGTCGGTCATGGTTTACTTATTTTTAGTACTATTTGGGAAGTCCTGCCCTTCAGGCAAGAACTTGCTGAGATTGATCTCAGTATTAATTCAAATTTAAACCTTTCCGGCATTAGATGCAGGAAAGGAGATTCAATTTCCTAGGTAAAATAGGGATTTGGCAGGGATAATTTATCCGATTACCCAAAAAACCGGACAAGCTCTATCGGAAGAAAGTCTAAAATCAAGTGTTGGAGATTTGGGCTTTAGCCCATTCTTATCTTATACCCTCTTCATGTCACGATAGCGGGCATTAATTAATAAAAATATGCCATACATAGCCAGGCCTAAGGCTACCAACGATACTACAATTGTACCGAATTCGTTTTGGAGAAAACTAAATGCATCCTTGGTGCCTCCTGCTTCTTCAGAACTGTAGGAAAAAGCGGCCCTGTACGTTAGAAATGCTACCACTCCTATGACAATTCCCCTTGCCGTATGGCCAATTTTACCTAGGGTGACCATCAGTTTCTGGACTTTAGGATCCAGATTTTGAGCTTGTATTCTCTTTTTGTACAAATTGGTGTAGGCAATGACCATTTGAAAAATGGCCCTTCCCAGGAAGATGGTGGCTGTAATCAGTACAATTACCTGCCCAAATGGCTTGCTTAAGGCCGTTGCAATATGGATTTCTGACTGTCTCCGGATCCGCCCCCAGAACCAATAAGAATCTCAAAAGCCGAAAAGGCCAAAAGACCGTAAAAAACACCACTGGAAAAGAACCCTATGCGATTTCCTATTCCCTTGTAATCGTTCCCTTCCTTGTCCGGATCCTTGATAGCCTGATAAAAACGCCAAAATACGTAAGCCACCAATCCAATTGCTGTGATTCCGAGTAAAATCGTACCAACCGTGTTATTTTGCAGAAATTTCAGCGCATCACTGCTACCAGATTTTGAACCTCTAGAACCGATAGCTGCCATAAAAATGAGCACACCCATTAAAGTGTAGACAAAACCCTTGGTGGCAATACCAAAACGTGCAATATTCTCTTTGTTAATATCCATTCTTAATTCAAAATATTGCTCCTGATTGGCAGAATTTCTTGTCGATTCAATTTAGGGGATTTTGAAGAGTTTCTGCGTTTTGCTGAATAAAATGGCTTCGGATTACTTAGAATATGGTTAATATATTCAAAATGATAGAAAGGTTTGGTTTCAAAATACCCCAAGAAGGGAGAGCTGATGAAATAACTAATCGGCCATTAGAATAGAATTACTAAAGTTGTTTCTAAAAGTTCAGAATTGAACCTGACTTAGGTGTTTTAGGGAGATATCTATGTACTTTGGGTTTGAGAACATTGACCGTTTTCGATCACTCCATGTATCAAGCTTTTCTGTAATAATTTCTCGATTTAAACTGTTCTCTTTTTGAGAAATAAAGTCTATTGATGAGAGTAGCTCAAGTGCAAAATCAGAATAAAACCCATTTAAGAATTCAATTGTTCTTGTTGCGATTACTTTCAACTCAGGCCTGTTTTCAATATATCTATTAACTTCCCCGAATCCATCCGAAACAAGTGTTAGTGGGGCAAATGGTTTTTTACTCATATCACTGTAGCCCATTACATAACTGCCATTTAAAGCATTCAACAAAAATCTTACTTTACTCGAATAGGGTCCATAAAAATTTGGCTCATAAGTTAATTTAAAGAATTTTTTGGCACCAAATCTTTGAAGAAAGTATGCGACTTTCTCACTTGAGAATTCAGATACATATTCTCCATTTCGCACTAAATCATACAGAACATATAAAAGTAGTGCTCTTGCATCTGTAAGCTTTACTCTCTCCTTCTTAAGTTTTTCTTTAATAGAAGAACTTGGTTCATAAACTAAGATTTCAATATCAATTCCACTTAAATGTTTAGCTATTATGGTTTTTACTTTTTCCCATTCTAGTCCACCATTACCTGCCCCCAATGGAGGGATAGCTATGCTATTAATATTATAGGTATTAATGACATTTATTAAATCTTGAAGGCCACTTTCAATGTATTCGTATTCAGAAGGCTTTCTCCAGTCTTTCTTTGTAGGAAAATTTATAATGAATTTTTCACCACTACTGATATTGGATTCTTTTGTAACGAAAAGTTTACCAACTTTAACTTCATCGATTTTACATGCTAGATTATAAGCTTTAAAATTATTTGGATAAGCTTTTTTAAATTGTAGGGCGATACCTTTTCCCATTACTCCAACTGTATTGACCGTATTAACTAAAGCCTCAGCTTTACTGTCAAGAATATTTCCTGTTAAGTATGTGATCATATTTATGTTTTAATAATAAGCATTAGGAATGACTTTAACTAATTGCTTATTAATTCCGAGTTCAATTAGCTTATTCTTTGCAGAATCACAGTAACAAACATATCCAATAATGAAGTCAGTTGGTATGTCTCCTTTTACTAAAAATTCAGCCTGTTTCTTTCTTTTTATATTAAGATTTTCATGCCCACCCCAATATGATTTAATAACAGAATCCCAGTCAATAATTGCTGGTAAACTTGCGATTTTTTCTTTGCCATAGAAAGTTGATAGTGAATCTGTCCCATGGCCATCCGAAAAATAATAAATCAAATCTGAGTTAATTATCGACTGCAGAGAACATGCGATATAAACTAGATCTTCAGGCTTACTTGCTTTTTCTACAAAATTCCCTCCATGCTGAATTACATACAACATTGGCATTTTAACACCGAAGTAAAATGGAGTGAATTCACCTAGTATGATTTCTTCAATCGGCACAAATGTACAACCGTTATCAATATTAACCCGCTTCGTTTTTCGATTATTAATTAGGCTTAGGTCCCCAATTCCAACAAAATCAGGATTTGAATTTGAAGAATTTTCATGTGTAATACCGTTGGCAAGAACATGAGGAATATTCTCAATATGGAGTATCCTATAAATTTTTATTTGCT from Algoriphagus sp. NG3 encodes the following:
- a CDS encoding S8 family peptidase, whose amino-acid sequence is MIKSKIQIMAGLGIGLLVMGCNSSVVLTAPPINYTNTSPKVAELSDQQSRHWGHLDLQKDTIPGMSVDRAYSELLKKKKGKQVIVAVIDSGIDLDHEDIKDVLWTNPGEKPGNGIDDDGNGYVDDVHGYNFLGESYDEQLEMARILRLKIGDDAYQQSAKSQLDEKLGEAQATLPQIKQIEQLVSMANRNIQEALGKEVYSLEDLENYTPKNAQEEGVVGMLMQVAATGQDIPDAIKDLQKGIEYYEAQLNYNLNVDFNGRTPVGDDPYDLTDTGYGNGDPMFRDQGESHGSHVAGIIAATRNNKKGINGVAKNVKIMAIRAVPNGDEYDKDIALAIRYAADNGAKVINASFGKGFSPNSEWVYDALKYAAAKDVLFVHAAGNDGNNLDTPENHNFPNDQSQEIADNYLTVGALTSAFGSNMIAVFSNYGQESVDIFAPGEKIYSTMPSDSYEFQGGTSMAAPAVSGVAAMIRSYFPDLSAAQVKKIIMESGISPSVKVDVGGAEKSLSEISKSGKIANLYNALILASEVANGKTSL
- a CDS encoding DUF4433 domain-containing protein, producing the protein MNLEQIKIYRILHIENIPHVLANGITHENSSNSNPDFVGIGDLSLINNRKTKRVNIDNGCTFVPIEEIILGEFTPFYFGVKMPMLYVIQHGGNFVEKASKPEDLVYIACSLQSIINSDLIYYFSDGHGTDSLSTFYGKEKIASLPAIIDWDSVIKSYWGGHENLNIKRKKQAEFLVKGDIPTDFIIGYVCYCDSAKNKLIELGINKQLVKVIPNAYY
- a CDS encoding macro domain-containing protein; protein product: MITYLTGNILDSKAEALVNTVNTVGVMGKGIALQFKKAYPNNFKAYNLACKIDEVKVGKLFVTKESNISSGEKFIINFPTKKDWRKPSEYEYIESGLQDLINVINTYNINSIAIPPLGAGNGGLEWEKVKTIIAKHLSGIDIEILVYEPSSSIKEKLKKERVKLTDARALLLYVLYDLVRNGEYVSEFSSEKVAYFLQRFGAKKFFKLTYEPNFYGPYSSKVRFLLNALNGSYVMGYSDMSKKPFAPLTLVSDGFGEVNRYIENRPELKVIATRTIEFLNGFYSDFALELLSSIDFISQKENSLNREIITEKLDTWSDRKRSMFSNPKYIDISLKHLSQVQF
- a CDS encoding helix-turn-helix transcriptional regulator — translated: MTDSPSKQIHQGRNVKRFREMLGIKQEALAHELGEDWNQKKISLLEQKEEIEASLLSQIAEVLKLPVEAFQNFDEEQAVNIIANTFHDSAIANTFKDGAQANFHCTINPIDKLIQLHEEKIALYERMLKEKDEMMNRLEKLIGK
- a CDS encoding DUF1206 domain-containing protein — translated: MVIAYTNLYKKRIQAQNLDPKVQKLMVTLGKIGHTARGIVIGVVAFLTYRAAFSYSSEEAGGTKDAFSFLQNEFGTIVVSLVALGLAMYGIFLLINARYRDMKRV
- a CDS encoding DUF1206 domain-containing protein encodes the protein MDINKENIARFGIATKGFVYTLMGVLIFMAAIGSRGSKSGSSDALKFLQNNTVGTILLGITAIGLVAYVFWRFYQAIKDPDKEGNDYKGIGNRIGFFSSGVFYGLLAFSAFEILIGSGGGSGDSQKSILQRP